The segment TGGTCTTGCCGATGTTGTTGGCGCTCTTCCAAAAACGCTTTCTGCACTGGGTCATGAACTCACAGTTTTCCTGCCGCGCTACCGGCGAACTCACCTGAAGGAAGCGCAGCTCGTTATTCCGAACCTCACGGTTCCAATGCAGGACTACCTGCTCTTTTGCCAAATCATAGACGGCGGAAAGCACGACGGAGTGCAATTCTACTTTGTCGACCATCCGGAATTTAGCTATCGTGACGGACTTTATGGTGATAGTCATGGCGATTATGTGGACAATGCTGAGCGCTTCACGATGTTTTGCCGCGCAGTAATCGAATCCTCCAAGCGATTCGGACCACCAGATGTTTTCCACGTTCATGATTGGCAGACATCTTTGATTCCGGTGTTGTTGCGCAGTTTGTACTCGCATGACGCTACTTTCGCGCTCACGGGAACAGTGTTAACGATCCACAACATTGGATACCAAGGTCTGTTTCCCAACAGCGTGATCCCGAAGCTTCTGCTGCCGTGGTCGCTGTTCACGATGGATCGTCTCGAGTTCTATGACAAAGTGAACTTTCTCAAGGGCGGGATCGTGTACTCGGACTACGTAACAACAGTGAGCCGAACCTACGCGAAGGAAATACAGGCTTACGATTTCGCTTTTGGACTTGCGGATACCGTCTCGAAGAAACGCGATCGTTTAATCGGAATTGTGAACGGAGCTGACTACGGCGAGTGGAATCCCGCAGCAGACCGCTATCTTCCGGCGAGATTCTCTGGTTCCGACCTCAGTGGCAAGGCGAATTGTAAGGAAGCCTTGCTCGAGCAATACGGAATATCAAAGGCTAGACTGCAGTCCCCAATCATCGGAATTATCTCGCGCTTTGCGGCTCAAAAAGGATTTGATTTGATAGAAACTGCTTTGCCCCGGCTGCTGCGGGAGGACGTCGTCCTGGTCGTTCTCGGAACCGGTGACAAGCATTATGAAGCGATGTTTCAGACCCTGCGCCGAAGCTTTCCAGATCGCTTGTCGGTGAAAATCGCTTACGACAATTCGCTGGCCCATCTGGTCGAAGCCGGAAGCGACATTTTCCTCATGCCGTCCCACTATGAACCTTGCGGCCTGACCCAGATATATAGCATGAGATACGGAACCGTACCCGTGGTTAGAGCTACGGGTGGCCTCGAGGATACGGTTGAACAATGGAATCCTAAGACTCGGACCGGAACCGGGTTCAAGTTTGCGCGCTACGATCCGGCGCAACTGATCGTCGCAGTGCGACAGGCGCTTTCAACCTTCAAGAACAAGGAGGACTGGAAGCAGTTAATGCTCAATGGCATGAGTCAGAACTTTTCCTGGGAGCAGCCCGCTCGTGAGTACGTCAGTGTTTACGAGAAAGCGCGATTGGTCCGGGTACCAAAATGATGTTTGATTCCCACTTACCTGCTGGGAAATAAGAATCGCAATACCGGTTCTACGCGATCTGCCCAGGCAGCTTCTTCGTGCTTGGCTCCGGGAATGACTTCGTAATGCAGATCGTCGCCTTCACGCCATCCTCTGGCGATAAGTGCCTGGTCGAGAAGATTGGCATCGCGCACTCCAGTCTTACTTTCCTCCGTACCCATCGAGAGCCAGATTTTCAGTCGCGGCTTCGGCTGGGTCTTCTGAATGATCTTGAGAATGGCTTTGTTGTCCCACCAGAGGGAAGGAGAAAGCACCGCTACTTTGCCGAAGACCTCAGGATGTGTGAATCCCAGATAGAGAGTTGCGAGTCCGCCGAGTGATGATCCGCCAAGACCGGTATGGTGCGCGTCACGCAGGGTGCGGTAGCGCGCTTCGATAAAAGGCTTAAGCTCTTCGACGAGCATGCGTCCGTAGAGCTCGGCATGTCCGCCACCAAGCTTGCGGTCGCGAGTAGGCGTGTACTCTTCGATGCGGTGCTTCCCGGTGTTGTAGATGCCTACGATGATCAAGGGTTCTATCTCACCGGATCGGATTAGCGCCTCGGCAGTCTCATCGACCTTCCAATCCATTCCCCGGACGTAAGCGGTCTCAGGATCAAACAGGTTCTGGCCGTCGTGTAGATATAGAACCGGGTAGCGGCTCTCACTGTGTTCGTAGTTTGGCGGAAGATAAACGACTAGATCGCGACGATAAGGCACGAAGTTAGAGATGAAGTTGTGGTGGCGCTGAACTCTGTCGGTGTTGTGAACATCAGTTTGTGATGTTTCTACTTCCGGCGCGGATTGAGAAACCTGCTCCGCGCCATTGGCTTCTGCAATGTCGAAATTTTCAGTAGACATCCTTTGCTGTTAGAGTACACGGCGCACTCAATGTTGCAAGCGGAAATCGTGCGGCGCGGCTATGAGCGGCATTCGGCTGTCGGCATTCGGCCAACTATCAGTTTGGTCCAGGCCGCAAAGGGAATTGGGCCGTGACGAAAGCCTCCGCGTGAGTCACACGAAAAGCTTGGTTGGCTGAATGCCGAAGGCCGACCAGCCGAAAGCCTATTTCCATGAACCGCGAGTATCACAAATGGTGGTCACCGCGTCTTGGACGCGATATGGAGCTGTTGGTCTTCGGGCATGCCGGCTTGCCCGCAATCGTGTTCCCCACTTCGCAGGGTCGCTTTTTTGAGTTTGAGGATCGCGGCATGGTGGGCGCAATCTGGCGCAAGATTGAGAGTGGAGGCTTGCAGCTCTATTGCGTTGACAGCGTTGACAGCGAGAGCTGGTACAACAAGAATGTTCCTCCCCGCTGGCGGATTGCACGCCACGTGCAATATGAAGACTATGTGCTGCACGAAGTCGTCCCGCTGATTAAATTGAAGAATTCGCGCTGGGATCTCGCCACTACGGGATGTTCGTTCGGCGCATATCACGCCATGAACCTGGCCTTGCGCCATCC is part of the Acidobacteriota bacterium genome and harbors:
- a CDS encoding esterase, translating into MNREYHKWWSPRLGRDMELLVFGHAGLPAIVFPTSQGRFFEFEDRGMVGAIWRKIESGGLQLYCVDSVDSESWYNKNVPPRWRIARHVQYEDYVLHEVVPLIKLKNSRWDLATTGCSFGAYHAMNLALRHPDLVSGSVSMGGAFDIIQFLNGYYDDDVYFNNPPHYLRNISDGWHLDRCRQNKYVLATGEHDMCWNENERLAEIMRDKHIPHRLDVWRDQTGHDWPWWQRMAQVYFA
- a CDS encoding glycogen synthase GlgA is translated as MRITFAASEGVPYSKTGGLADVVGALPKTLSALGHELTVFLPRYRRTHLKEAQLVIPNLTVPMQDYLLFCQIIDGGKHDGVQFYFVDHPEFSYRDGLYGDSHGDYVDNAERFTMFCRAVIESSKRFGPPDVFHVHDWQTSLIPVLLRSLYSHDATFALTGTVLTIHNIGYQGLFPNSVIPKLLLPWSLFTMDRLEFYDKVNFLKGGIVYSDYVTTVSRTYAKEIQAYDFAFGLADTVSKKRDRLIGIVNGADYGEWNPAADRYLPARFSGSDLSGKANCKEALLEQYGISKARLQSPIIGIISRFAAQKGFDLIETALPRLLREDVVLVVLGTGDKHYEAMFQTLRRSFPDRLSVKIAYDNSLAHLVEAGSDIFLMPSHYEPCGLTQIYSMRYGTVPVVRATGGLEDTVEQWNPKTRTGTGFKFARYDPAQLIVAVRQALSTFKNKEDWKQLMLNGMSQNFSWEQPAREYVSVYEKARLVRVPK
- a CDS encoding esterase — encoded protein: MSTENFDIAEANGAEQVSQSAPEVETSQTDVHNTDRVQRHHNFISNFVPYRRDLVVYLPPNYEHSESRYPVLYLHDGQNLFDPETAYVRGMDWKVDETAEALIRSGEIEPLIIVGIYNTGKHRIEEYTPTRDRKLGGGHAELYGRMLVEELKPFIEARYRTLRDAHHTGLGGSSLGGLATLYLGFTHPEVFGKVAVLSPSLWWDNKAILKIIQKTQPKPRLKIWLSMGTEESKTGVRDANLLDQALIARGWREGDDLHYEVIPGAKHEEAAWADRVEPVLRFLFPSR